In one window of Fictibacillus phosphorivorans DNA:
- a CDS encoding helix-turn-helix domain-containing protein — translation MIGERVKKYRTEKGLSITALADKAGVAKSYISALERNIQQNPSIQLLEKIADVLNISVDHLIKAEVDTKNLDHEWAELVKEAMGSGVSKEQFKEFLEFNKWKNKQN, via the coding sequence ATGATTGGTGAGCGAGTAAAAAAATATCGTACCGAAAAAGGCCTCTCCATTACAGCATTGGCTGATAAAGCAGGGGTAGCAAAATCTTATATAAGTGCTCTAGAGCGAAATATTCAACAAAACCCTTCGATACAGCTTCTTGAAAAGATTGCGGATGTATTGAATATTTCTGTAGATCACTTAATTAAAGCTGAAGTTGATACAAAAAACTTAGATCATGAATGGGCTGAATTAGTTAAGGAAGCTATGGGATCTGGGGTAAGTAAAGAACAGTTTAAAGAGTTTTTGGAATTTAACAAATGGAAAAATAAACAAAACTAA
- a CDS encoding STAS domain-containing protein: protein MKQSPNELMDSQKSVDVNGSSFHWDTAKGIFQFEGEDVMLFWIDSAFKVFLESIEEITGEGTADLVFETAGYRTGLIVSDFYIRTIKDIEISAESLPNIYASAGWGKTYIELDVEKKEAIITITNSWETKIKKAQNSERMGRFLPGHWAGVFTGLFQTNMWFEVLENKSEPNTLALKITESHITPKDNIRDLVHREEQHEIMKLEAMVEDRTRELTDLIREISSPIIPVTDHIVVIPLIGKYNELRSKDMLEHTLTSLPQHRAKFVILDLTGIKSIDSEMVDMLNKLVSSARLFGMETLLVGISPELSMEITKHQYSLGESTYFRNLKHAIHFAFAKEGMLIQEPSK, encoded by the coding sequence ATGAAGCAGTCGCCAAACGAACTAATGGATTCTCAAAAAAGTGTAGATGTGAATGGTTCTTCTTTTCATTGGGACACAGCAAAAGGTATATTTCAATTTGAAGGCGAAGATGTAATGTTGTTTTGGATTGATTCAGCATTTAAGGTGTTTCTTGAATCCATTGAAGAGATTACAGGAGAAGGAACAGCAGACCTCGTTTTTGAAACAGCTGGGTATCGGACAGGGTTAATCGTTAGTGATTTTTACATAAGAACGATCAAAGATATTGAGATTTCCGCTGAATCATTGCCTAACATTTATGCATCAGCTGGTTGGGGTAAAACATACATAGAGCTTGATGTAGAGAAAAAAGAAGCAATCATTACGATTACAAACAGCTGGGAAACGAAAATTAAAAAAGCGCAGAACAGCGAACGCATGGGACGCTTCTTACCTGGCCATTGGGCTGGTGTTTTCACCGGACTCTTTCAAACCAACATGTGGTTCGAGGTGCTTGAGAACAAGTCTGAACCTAACACGTTAGCATTAAAAATCACAGAATCACATATAACACCAAAAGATAACATCCGCGATCTCGTTCACCGGGAAGAACAGCATGAGATTATGAAGTTAGAAGCGATGGTGGAAGATCGAACAAGAGAGTTGACCGATTTAATCAGAGAGATTTCCTCTCCCATTATTCCGGTTACCGATCATATTGTAGTTATTCCTTTAATCGGTAAATACAATGAGCTCCGTTCTAAAGATATGTTAGAGCATACTCTGACTTCACTGCCTCAACACAGAGCAAAATTTGTTATCTTAGATCTAACGGGTATTAAGTCTATTGATTCTGAAATGGTGGATATGTTAAACAAGCTCGTTTCTTCAGCTCGATTGTTTGGTATGGAAACGTTATTGGTAGGGATCTCACCAGAATTGAGTATGGAAATCACAAAACATCAATATTCCCTCGGAGAAAGTACATATTTTAGAAACCTGAAACACGCCATCCACTTTGCTTTTGCAAAAGAAGGCATGCTCATACAAGAACCTTCGAAGTAA
- a CDS encoding sugar phosphate nucleotidyltransferase, which translates to MKVILLSGGSGKRLWPLSNDARSKQFLKVLKDKNNVSQSMIQRVWNQLTEVDLASSTLISTSMAQVDLILNQLNPTNGIIVEPERRDTFPAVCLAASYLYSVLNIDPNEVVVVLPVDPYVENEFFYKIMELETALQQSNTQIALIGVQPTYPSEKYGYIIPSYEGDDSWNKVLHFKEKPTQVLAEEFISQGGLWNCGVFAFKLSYILSLLRMMEFPVQYESLLENYSLLPRDSMDYAVIEKEKNVIVLKYDGYWKDLGTWNTLTDEMDTNPLGKGTISDDSVNTHLINELDIPITVIGGMNLIVAASPDGILVADKEKSHRVKKLQQFDHQIPMYEERRWGWYKVLEHRKVDEQREVLTKRLVINKDKFLSYHTHFHRHEVWTIIKGEGEFVLNGEIKRVTAGDVLEIPPKATHSIKATIDLEIIEIQSGPKLSEEDKLCVYTSWDDLEKLFHSNSIVKPPRDRVAF; encoded by the coding sequence ATGAAAGTAATTCTTTTATCAGGAGGCTCGGGGAAAAGATTATGGCCACTGTCTAATGATGCGCGATCTAAGCAATTTCTAAAAGTACTGAAAGATAAAAATAATGTTAGCCAATCAATGATTCAGCGTGTTTGGAATCAATTAACGGAGGTTGATCTTGCTAGTTCAACACTAATTTCTACAAGTATGGCTCAAGTAGATTTGATCTTGAACCAGTTGAATCCAACGAATGGCATTATTGTTGAGCCTGAAAGACGAGATACTTTTCCGGCAGTTTGCTTAGCAGCCTCTTATCTTTATTCAGTATTAAATATAGATCCTAACGAAGTAGTTGTCGTTTTACCTGTCGATCCATATGTTGAAAATGAATTTTTCTATAAAATTATGGAGCTTGAAACAGCTCTTCAACAATCAAATACTCAAATTGCATTAATTGGTGTACAGCCGACGTATCCATCTGAAAAGTATGGGTACATTATTCCGAGTTATGAAGGTGATGATTCGTGGAATAAAGTACTTCATTTTAAAGAGAAACCAACCCAAGTCTTAGCCGAGGAGTTCATAAGTCAAGGTGGTCTTTGGAATTGTGGTGTTTTTGCCTTCAAATTAAGTTATATTCTTTCTTTGTTAAGGATGATGGAATTTCCTGTTCAATATGAGAGTTTGCTAGAAAACTATTCTCTTTTACCACGGGACAGTATGGATTATGCAGTAATTGAAAAAGAGAAGAATGTTATTGTTTTAAAATATGATGGGTACTGGAAGGATCTAGGGACATGGAATACTTTAACAGATGAAATGGATACAAACCCATTAGGTAAAGGAACTATAAGTGATGATTCAGTAAATACTCACTTAATCAATGAGCTGGATATACCTATTACCGTAATTGGAGGAATGAATCTCATTGTGGCAGCTAGCCCTGATGGAATTTTAGTAGCGGATAAAGAAAAAAGTCATAGGGTTAAAAAATTACAACAATTTGACCATCAAATACCTATGTATGAAGAGCGAAGGTGGGGATGGTATAAAGTATTGGAACATAGAAAAGTTGATGAACAAAGAGAGGTACTGACAAAAAGGTTAGTGATTAACAAGGACAAGTTCTTAAGTTATCATACTCACTTTCATAGGCATGAAGTCTGGACCATTATTAAAGGCGAGGGAGAATTTGTATTAAACGGAGAAATAAAAAGAGTTACTGCAGGGGACGTACTTGAAATCCCACCTAAAGCCACGCACAGTATAAAAGCAACTATAGATTTAGAGATTATTGAGATTCAAAGCGGTCCAAAATTATCGGAAGAAGACAAATTATGTGTATACACAAGCTGGGATGATCTTGAGAAGTTATTCCATAGCAATTCTATTGTTAAACCACCCAGAGATAGAGTGGCATTTTAA
- a CDS encoding anti-repressor SinI family protein, with product MDHILSLDKEWIELIIEAKDQGLTKQDIRDFLKCTKNSK from the coding sequence ATGGACCATATCTTGTCTTTAGACAAAGAATGGATTGAATTAATTATAGAGGCGAAAGATCAAGGACTGACGAAACAAGATATAAGAGATTTTTTAAAATGTACAAAAAACAGTAAATAA
- a CDS encoding sigma-70 family RNA polymerase sigma factor, giving the protein MKSEGLRGSISIDGMTKDDATVYLMRCYGEEIKRLVYTFVKNWQQAEDITQDVYIALYTKLDTFRGESALKSWIYTIAINKSKDFLKSWSYRKLALTDKFTANSNGSVDSAEDGVVSNSEDELLYQAVLSLPIKYREVILLHYYKEFSIREICELLTINESTVKTRLSRARTKLQDSYIHLGGER; this is encoded by the coding sequence GTGAAAAGTGAGGGATTAAGGGGTTCCATAAGTATTGATGGAATGACTAAAGATGATGCCACTGTTTACTTAATGAGATGCTACGGCGAAGAGATCAAACGTCTCGTTTATACATTCGTGAAGAATTGGCAGCAAGCTGAAGATATTACTCAAGATGTTTATATCGCATTGTATACGAAACTTGATACATTTCGTGGAGAATCTGCATTAAAGAGCTGGATTTATACAATAGCTATTAATAAGTCAAAAGACTTTTTAAAAAGTTGGAGCTATCGAAAGCTTGCTCTTACAGATAAATTCACTGCAAATTCAAATGGAAGTGTCGACTCTGCTGAAGATGGGGTCGTTTCAAACAGTGAGGATGAACTTTTGTATCAAGCCGTACTCTCTCTGCCGATAAAATATAGAGAAGTCATTTTATTACACTATTATAAGGAATTTTCTATTCGAGAAATATGTGAGTTGTTGACGATAAATGAATCGACAGTCAAGACCCGTTTAAGTAGAGCGAGAACAAAGTTACAAGATTCCTATATTCATCTAGGAGGTGAGCGATAA
- a CDS encoding ABC transporter ATP-binding protein produces MIAAENLKKKFGRKEVLKEMNFFIEKGETVGVVGPNGAGKSTLLRILATLMKSSGGSVQIDGLDVRKEQKRIRQKIGYVPQEIAVYHELTTRENLRFFAKLAKGSSEERWMQRCEEWRLAEHLDKKVKHLSGGNQRKLNILIAMLHDPDLLILDEPTVGIDISAKQEIVNDLRQLGREGKTILYSSHDAQELETLCTSFLILKEGELLFYGSKQKVRQFGSVAQSENFAETLGEIVG; encoded by the coding sequence TTGATCGCAGCAGAAAATTTGAAAAAGAAGTTTGGTAGAAAAGAAGTATTAAAAGAAATGAACTTCTTTATTGAAAAAGGTGAAACCGTCGGCGTTGTTGGCCCAAACGGTGCAGGTAAATCAACGCTTTTGAGAATCCTTGCAACCCTCATGAAAAGTTCTGGCGGATCGGTTCAGATTGATGGACTAGATGTGAGGAAAGAACAAAAGAGAATTCGTCAGAAAATCGGTTACGTACCGCAAGAAATAGCCGTGTATCATGAGCTAACAACACGCGAAAACTTACGATTTTTTGCGAAGTTGGCAAAAGGGTCGTCAGAAGAAAGATGGATGCAGCGCTGCGAGGAGTGGCGGTTGGCAGAGCACCTTGATAAAAAAGTGAAGCATCTGTCTGGTGGTAACCAGAGAAAGCTGAACATCTTGATCGCGATGCTGCATGACCCGGATCTTCTGATTTTAGATGAACCGACCGTCGGAATTGATATATCCGCAAAACAAGAGATCGTGAACGATTTACGCCAGCTGGGACGGGAAGGGAAGACAATCCTCTATTCCAGTCATGACGCGCAAGAGCTCGAAACATTATGTACTTCTTTTTTGATTTTAAAAGAGGGAGAGTTGCTTTTTTATGGGTCAAAACAAAAGGTGCGACAGTTCGGTTCCGTTGCACAATCGGAAAACTTTGCGGAAACTCTTGGAGAGATAGTTGGATGA
- a CDS encoding NAD(P)H-dependent flavin oxidoreductase has translation MSNKLPMNLSNQLSLPVINAPMFLVSSPDMVIESCKNGIIGTFPLLNARTSDLLENWMKHISEELSNAREKDPSAKIAPWGVNLIVHRTNKRFEEDLELIKKYEPPVVITSLGNPSDVAKIVHGYGGLVFSDVISLDHARKAAKTGIDGLILVCSGAGGHGGTLNPFAFLKAVKEFWDGMTILAGAISTGEEILAAKVLGADLVYMGTRFIATQESSASEDYRQMLIDSTLEDLVYTDAISGIKGNYLLPSLQRAGFDVENLMKKDDVDLSFSESKAKAWKDIWSAGQGVGSVKKISTIQEVVDELKEEYKKALRTREAMSIIP, from the coding sequence TTGTCTAACAAATTGCCAATGAATTTGTCGAATCAACTCAGTTTACCAGTGATTAACGCCCCAATGTTTCTTGTATCGAGTCCTGATATGGTGATTGAAAGCTGTAAGAACGGAATAATAGGTACATTTCCATTACTGAATGCAAGAACCTCCGATCTATTAGAAAATTGGATGAAACATATTTCAGAAGAGCTGAGTAATGCCAGGGAAAAAGATCCTTCGGCAAAGATTGCTCCATGGGGTGTTAACTTAATCGTTCACCGAACGAATAAACGTTTTGAAGAAGATTTGGAGCTAATAAAGAAATATGAACCGCCAGTGGTGATTACTTCTCTTGGTAATCCAAGCGATGTTGCTAAAATCGTTCACGGGTACGGTGGTCTCGTATTCTCTGACGTTATCTCGCTTGATCACGCGCGTAAGGCTGCTAAGACGGGCATTGATGGATTAATACTCGTGTGCAGTGGAGCAGGTGGCCATGGTGGGACGTTAAATCCGTTTGCTTTCTTAAAAGCCGTAAAGGAATTCTGGGATGGGATGACGATTCTAGCTGGGGCTATTTCTACAGGTGAAGAAATACTAGCTGCCAAGGTTCTTGGAGCCGATCTCGTATACATGGGAACACGCTTTATTGCGACGCAAGAATCTTCGGCGAGCGAAGATTACCGGCAGATGTTAATAGATTCTACTCTTGAGGATCTTGTTTATACGGATGCGATTAGTGGAATAAAAGGAAACTACCTGCTTCCATCCTTACAAAGAGCGGGATTTGATGTGGAAAACTTGATGAAAAAGGATGATGTTGACCTCTCGTTCTCTGAATCCAAAGCAAAAGCATGGAAAGACATCTGGTCCGCAGGACAAGGTGTTGGCAGTGTGAAGAAAATCTCTACCATTCAGGAAGTAGTAGATGAGCTAAAGGAAGAATACAAAAAAGCATTAAGAACAAGGGAAGCTATGAGTATTATCCCTTAA
- a CDS encoding YveK family protein, producing the protein MEQRIDLKKFLQILKNRAITIMVTTLFVTAIAVIVSMYFVKPSFEATEYIIVGKEQNENSYTENQELIRILASAVDLIKSPIVLNAVSAELGNQNSLKELEENISVQNNKDSQIIHIVIKESSPEVAKQMAYAVGNVSVQKLNDLLNVKNLKIVSKSESDISVKQVGNSLSNIAIGLFVGLFMGIGLGMLKEYFDHSINDPSEVEMTLGLPVLGHIHVKKKEKYLFQNKSVQRGEISVKA; encoded by the coding sequence ATGGAACAGAGAATAGATCTAAAAAAATTTCTTCAAATTTTAAAAAATAGAGCTATTACAATTATGGTAACCACCTTGTTTGTTACGGCTATTGCAGTAATAGTCTCCATGTATTTTGTAAAACCTTCATTTGAAGCGACGGAATATATTATTGTGGGTAAAGAACAAAATGAAAATAGCTATACGGAAAATCAAGAACTTATTCGTATTTTGGCGTCTGCCGTAGACTTAATAAAAAGCCCCATTGTTCTTAATGCTGTTAGTGCTGAACTAGGCAATCAAAATAGTCTTAAAGAGCTTGAAGAAAATATATCGGTTCAAAATAATAAGGATTCTCAAATTATTCATATTGTCATTAAGGAATCGAGTCCAGAAGTTGCAAAACAAATGGCATATGCAGTGGGAAATGTTTCCGTTCAAAAATTAAATGATCTGCTGAATGTAAAGAACCTAAAAATCGTAAGTAAATCAGAATCTGATATCTCAGTCAAACAAGTCGGTAATTCTCTGTCTAACATCGCTATTGGATTGTTTGTAGGATTATTCATGGGAATAGGTCTAGGAATGCTGAAGGAGTATTTTGATCATTCCATAAATGATCCTTCAGAGGTAGAAATGACCCTCGGTCTACCAGTATTAGGGCATATTCATGTAAAAAAGAAAGAAAAATATTTATTTCAAAACAAATCTGTTCAACGAGGTGAGATAAGTGTTAAGGCGTAA
- a CDS encoding glycosyltransferase produces MKILFVSPRFPYPPKKGDQLRAYNQLRGLKALGHEVHLISFGKQQPIPNEVHQLCKKVTIVPHSKRTAIKSMFLGLFKKWPLQTSLYYSNELLQILRNETSKEQYDIVHHQLVRLYPYQSTINHVPNVIDFVDSISLNLKRSAQLKKSLINPITRWEAKNVHNMEQVASSRYDGGIFISDIDKNNVSLNRDTLITIANGVDLKYFSYKKQLTTKNNFVFVGNMSYAPNRDGVKYFIKHIFPLIKEKMEDFTFYVVGRNPTQDLIRLCAKHKNIVLTGEVDDVRKYLWDAKLFVCPLKSGAGLQNKVLEAMSCGIPVITTSIVSEPIKAINDQSIIVRDRDEEFAEKIVDLLSDPMKLNDIRKEARTFVESNYKWEHLNHQLIDFYKMTINKHISKRNPTPQKEVKAEVIG; encoded by the coding sequence TTGAAGATTTTATTTGTTTCACCTCGATTTCCGTATCCTCCTAAAAAAGGAGATCAATTAAGAGCTTATAACCAGTTGAGAGGGTTAAAAGCATTAGGCCATGAAGTGCATTTAATCTCCTTTGGAAAACAACAACCTATTCCGAATGAAGTCCACCAATTATGCAAAAAAGTGACAATTGTTCCACATAGTAAACGAACAGCAATAAAAAGTATGTTCCTCGGTTTGTTTAAGAAATGGCCTTTACAAACCTCCCTCTATTATTCTAATGAACTTCTTCAGATTTTGAGAAATGAAACGAGTAAAGAACAATATGATATCGTTCATCATCAACTAGTGCGCCTCTATCCATATCAGTCAACGATTAATCATGTTCCAAATGTAATAGACTTTGTTGATTCTATCTCTCTTAATCTCAAACGGTCTGCACAGCTTAAGAAATCGTTAATAAATCCAATTACTCGTTGGGAAGCTAAAAACGTACATAATATGGAACAGGTAGCAAGTTCTCGTTATGACGGAGGTATTTTTATTTCAGATATTGATAAAAACAATGTTTCATTAAATCGTGACACACTAATCACCATTGCGAACGGGGTCGATCTTAAGTACTTCTCTTACAAAAAACAATTAACTACCAAAAACAACTTCGTATTCGTCGGGAATATGAGCTATGCTCCTAACCGAGATGGTGTGAAGTATTTTATTAAACATATTTTTCCTCTTATAAAAGAGAAGATGGAAGACTTTACTTTTTATGTCGTAGGAAGAAATCCAACGCAAGACCTTATACGTCTCTGCGCAAAACATAAAAATATTGTTTTAACAGGGGAAGTGGATGATGTGAGAAAATATCTATGGGATGCTAAGTTATTTGTTTGCCCGCTGAAAAGTGGTGCGGGATTACAAAATAAAGTGTTGGAAGCCATGTCATGCGGCATCCCTGTCATTACCACATCAATCGTCAGTGAACCGATTAAGGCAATAAATGATCAAAGTATTATTGTCAGAGATCGAGATGAAGAATTTGCTGAAAAAATTGTTGATCTGCTCTCTGATCCAATGAAGTTAAATGATATACGAAAAGAAGCAAGGACATTTGTTGAGAGCAACTACAAATGGGAACATTTAAACCATCAATTAATTGATTTTTACAAAATGACTATTAATAAGCACATTAGTAAGAGGAACCCTACACCACAAAAGGAAGTAAAAGCCGAGGTGATAGGATGA
- a CDS encoding anti-repressor SinI family protein — MENTFKLDHEWIELIREARDQGFTKEEIIRFLQNPQLTLENYQLQGN; from the coding sequence GTGGAAAATACGTTTAAGCTGGATCACGAGTGGATTGAATTAATAAGAGAAGCTAGAGATCAAGGTTTTACTAAAGAAGAGATTATTCGTTTTTTACAAAATCCCCAATTAACTTTAGAAAACTATCAATTGCAAGGAAATTAA
- a CDS encoding DUF6843 domain-containing protein yields the protein MKDKLLRKIKSALLASLFLIVLLGIYSIYESESVDAFLFLIVIFFFSLAGNFLYGIPVSLFIDYLLRKRIKFYFLLSGFLHVFFGYITFFIIENLNSYAVICAALFFLSDEWQKSFKKPNYSRKRMLMNSCFVFGLSVFAVYSSFYVQELLEKKTNEYYLIPADYVGKVTVIYDIEDEPKPEKVGDHNVIKINHDGYGLTALPEPEGTFNNQYFYIDEDGHKEKIDEKCIHIGVSGSRSNNEREFSYHSFTVINSNCTSDFSMHGSQYLENHSIDVEEILQREGF from the coding sequence ATGAAGGATAAACTATTGAGAAAAATAAAATCAGCATTGTTAGCATCATTATTCTTAATCGTCTTACTAGGTATTTACTCTATATATGAATCTGAATCAGTAGATGCTTTCTTATTTTTAATTGTCATTTTTTTCTTTTCGTTAGCTGGTAACTTCTTGTATGGCATCCCCGTATCACTCTTCATTGATTATTTATTAAGAAAACGAATTAAATTTTATTTTTTACTATCAGGTTTTTTACATGTTTTCTTTGGTTATATTACCTTTTTTATTATAGAAAATCTCAATAGTTATGCAGTAATATGCGCTGCTCTTTTTTTCTTGAGTGATGAATGGCAAAAGAGTTTTAAAAAACCTAACTATAGTCGAAAACGAATGTTAATGAATAGCTGCTTTGTCTTTGGACTTAGTGTATTTGCTGTATATTCATCCTTTTATGTACAAGAGTTACTAGAAAAGAAAACGAACGAATATTACCTCATTCCAGCTGATTATGTTGGTAAAGTGACTGTGATATATGATATTGAGGACGAACCGAAGCCAGAAAAAGTTGGAGACCATAATGTTATAAAAATAAACCATGATGGTTATGGGCTTACGGCATTACCAGAACCAGAAGGTACATTTAATAATCAATACTTTTATATTGACGAAGACGGGCATAAAGAAAAAATTGATGAAAAGTGTATACATATAGGAGTTTCAGGTTCTCGATCAAATAATGAAAGGGAATTCAGCTATCATTCATTTACCGTTATCAATTCAAATTGCACGTCCGATTTTTCGATGCATGGTAGTCAATACTTAGAGAATCATAGCATTGATGTTGAAGAGATACTACAGCGAGAAGGATTTTGA
- a CDS encoding ABC transporter permease: MVWTIAITRIKLLLQSPWSWLGLIVPVLVLIFLDMSVEKTSNATKIPVVIVDADETEYSKTVIERVSKNPAVAVSVRNEEDARNQIETQKAAIGFFIPEGFMESIQKNDEDGLVTMWLSSGSISHGLVREIFASEVKRLSSNSYGANTVLKTYGKSEKLDAKEQAEVWKDAWAYSDKHWEPKPLMTVDYKVGVTRDSSVEADSSAPSIYVPGMLVLLMLVSFLYNSWPVKDRDSGMRSRVPYAAGRFTIYWFGNALGVLLLQLSMLVLLIGFGWWREALTLNVTTIVSLISYVLFLNALSLLFAYFVHSNRTWQAVTLFVVLCTSLLSGTFFPSDELSSFLQRAAEWTPQYWIVSTLNQETLMIPFIFAGLSIILYVLSTIKAGDNA, translated from the coding sequence ATGGTCTGGACAATTGCCATTACACGTATAAAATTATTGCTTCAAAGTCCGTGGAGTTGGCTGGGACTCATCGTTCCGGTTCTCGTGCTGATTTTCTTAGACATGTCGGTAGAAAAAACAAGTAACGCGACCAAGATTCCTGTTGTGATCGTAGACGCGGACGAAACAGAATACTCGAAAACGGTCATAGAACGAGTGAGTAAAAATCCAGCTGTAGCGGTAAGTGTTCGGAATGAAGAGGATGCGCGAAACCAGATTGAGACACAGAAAGCCGCCATCGGTTTCTTTATACCTGAAGGGTTTATGGAAAGCATACAAAAAAACGATGAAGATGGGCTTGTTACGATGTGGCTCTCGTCGGGTTCTATTTCTCATGGGTTAGTGCGCGAAATCTTTGCAAGTGAAGTGAAGCGGTTATCGAGTAATTCTTATGGTGCAAATACGGTGTTAAAAACGTACGGAAAAAGCGAGAAGCTGGATGCCAAGGAGCAAGCAGAGGTCTGGAAGGATGCATGGGCGTATAGCGATAAACATTGGGAGCCGAAGCCTCTGATGACCGTTGACTATAAAGTTGGGGTTACGAGAGATTCATCGGTAGAGGCGGATAGCAGTGCCCCTTCAATCTATGTTCCAGGGATGCTTGTACTTCTCATGTTAGTTAGTTTTTTATATAACAGCTGGCCGGTTAAAGACCGTGATTCCGGCATGAGGTCCAGAGTCCCTTATGCAGCTGGCCGATTCACAATATACTGGTTCGGGAATGCACTGGGTGTTTTGCTTTTACAGCTATCCATGCTTGTCTTATTGATCGGGTTTGGCTGGTGGAGAGAAGCGTTAACGTTGAACGTGACAACAATAGTTAGTTTGATCAGCTATGTTTTATTTCTAAATGCACTATCACTCTTGTTTGCCTATTTCGTGCACAGCAACCGCACGTGGCAAGCAGTTACACTCTTTGTTGTATTATGTACATCGCTTCTAAGCGGAACTTTCTTTCCGAGCGATGAGCTATCAAGCTTTTTACAACGTGCTGCAGAGTGGACGCCGCAATATTGGATCGTATCAACTTTAAATCAAGAAACGCTAATGATTCCCTTTATATTTGCGGGTCTAAGCATCATTTTATACGTACTTTCAACCATAAAGGCAGGTGACAACGCTTGA
- a CDS encoding DUF2628 domain-containing protein, which produces MDIQTNYANSKLFDGQLAEKEKFEAFVGEKKKDFYLRKWQKDNSWNWAACLLTIFWLGYRKMLKPVVYIILGFLAIDIIILFIGFDGAAISRGLGYGLAGALGITGNMFYRKHAEKQVQEVNQLSVSDEEKMHELRKRGGTSGKGAFFAVLMFLGYLAITIGLTLTFA; this is translated from the coding sequence TTGGACATTCAAACAAATTACGCTAATTCAAAATTATTTGACGGCCAATTAGCAGAAAAAGAAAAGTTCGAGGCATTTGTAGGTGAAAAGAAGAAAGACTTTTACTTAAGAAAATGGCAAAAAGACAACAGTTGGAACTGGGCGGCTTGTTTATTAACTATTTTTTGGCTTGGTTACAGAAAAATGCTCAAACCTGTTGTTTATATCATTCTTGGTTTTTTAGCAATAGACATCATTATTCTTTTCATTGGTTTTGATGGCGCAGCAATCAGTAGAGGATTAGGTTATGGACTTGCTGGAGCTCTAGGGATTACAGGTAATATGTTTTATAGAAAGCACGCTGAAAAACAAGTACAAGAGGTTAATCAGCTTTCGGTCAGCGATGAGGAGAAGATGCATGAACTTCGTAAACGCGGTGGTACGAGTGGAAAAGGAGCTTTCTTCGCAGTCTTAATGTTTTTAGGATATTTGGCTATTACAATTGGATTGACACTTACTTTTGCATAA
- a CDS encoding NlpC/P60 family protein, with amino-acid sequence MKKWIVTSVLGASLLLSPLQAFANIGDQTLRPTMTHSDVRTLQSLLRSKGYFTYSGSYTTYFGSYTKSAVMSFQRAKGLTADGIAGRSTFNKLGVYNVNNAYLVDYAKRFQGTVYKWGGTTTSGFDCSGYINYVFKNSHNITLPRTVKEMWINTGYKVGSQEIGDLVFFSTTDSGASHMGIYVGNGKFIHAGSSTGVTISDMNNSYWKPRYYGTKRL; translated from the coding sequence ATGAAAAAATGGATAGTTACATCAGTTTTAGGTGCAAGTTTATTATTGTCGCCACTACAGGCGTTTGCAAATATTGGAGATCAAACACTTCGTCCAACGATGACTCATTCAGATGTTAGAACGTTACAATCATTATTGCGCAGTAAAGGTTACTTTACATATAGTGGTTCTTATACAACATATTTCGGTTCTTATACAAAAAGTGCGGTTATGAGTTTTCAACGTGCAAAAGGCTTAACTGCAGATGGGATTGCGGGCCGAAGTACGTTTAATAAACTAGGTGTTTATAATGTTAACAATGCATACTTAGTAGATTATGCTAAACGTTTTCAAGGAACGGTATACAAATGGGGAGGAACGACTACCTCTGGTTTTGATTGCTCAGGGTACATTAACTACGTTTTTAAAAATTCCCATAACATTACCCTGCCGCGAACAGTAAAAGAGATGTGGATAAACACAGGCTATAAGGTTGGTAGTCAAGAGATTGGAGACCTTGTATTCTTCTCAACAACAGATTCTGGCGCTTCACACATGGGCATCTATGTTGGTAATGGGAAGTTCATCCATGCTGGTTCTTCAACTGGAGTAACGATTTCAGATATGAACAACAGCTACTGGAAGCCGCGTTATTATGGGACAAAACGTTTATAA